Proteins from a genomic interval of Thunnus maccoyii chromosome 1, fThuMac1.1, whole genome shotgun sequence:
- the LOC121894106 gene encoding uncharacterized protein LOC121894106 — protein MASSGLHREKHLLTLGILRVDERYTNLPRPGPILQLFLTNLRNRPLRAANIKSMRESILSMYHSLISGSKSFPVIPFKGYLSSVQTVTPFVQTEQEQRENNTPSPLTDAPAGVMVPAADSSSSPPTMMTPVLPERTAMAALKADRRNCVRNMDLDGSTFTRVISTVYRSDSTERANCWRVTDYSTDGHVLMSALCQFTKNSAQCAKTSALRKRKVTEEESSLSAPKKRLRL, from the exons ATGGCCTCCTCTGGTTTACACCGAGAGAAACACCTGCTGACTTTAGGCATCCTCCGTGTGGATGAACGATATA CTAACCTGCCGAGGCCAGGACCAATCCTTCAACTGTTTCTTACAAACCTACGAAACCGACCTCTGAGAGCTGCGAACATCAAGTCGATGAGGGAGTCCATACTCAGCATGTATCACAGCCTAATCAGCGGTTCTAAGAGTTTCCCTGTAATTCCCTTCAAAGGATACCTGAGTTCAGTTCAGACGGTCACACCCTTTGTCCAGACTGagcaggagcagagagagaacaacacGCCATCTCCTTTAACAGACGCACCAGCAGGTGTGATGGTGCCAGCTGCAGACTCCAGCTCTTCTCCTCCAACTATGATGACTCCAGTTCTTCCTGAGAGGACGGCGATGGCAGCCCTGAAGGCAGACCGTAGGAACTGTGTCCGCAACATGGATCTTGATGGCAGCACTTTCACCAGAGTCATCTCCACTGTTTACCGCTCCGATAGCACTGAGAGGGCCAACTGCTGGAGAGTGACCGACTACAGCACCGACGGCCACGTTCTGATGTCAGCGCTCTGTCAGTTTACCAAAAACTCGGCACAGTGTGCAAAGACTTCCGcgctgaggaagaggaaggtgacagaggaagagagcagCCTGTCTGCACCAAAGAAGCGCTTGAGACTGTGA
- the LOC121894086 gene encoding uncharacterized protein LOC121894086 isoform X3, giving the protein MTLGLMLMMVNTLFCVCKPVCVGYKSVEDIAAISPWYCPPCSMDDKATDSAQKDKIKRRLSFGRELPCSQQFCVNLTREEWSAINPDDREGYRVLKKGWTDIISHKIAVNKFCVLSFKSNKIKCIKSRKAKRPYWRGIGCTSYLLSIAEDPNITEGDINVHVTVQGEVWHSCDEQHTQHCRKPDRHKLKGKLGEFTPMLVHTKQLANADEDKLLAGNVQDVKSVTVLQKISSEKNLRNRLDRDVFMECFELQQKQDVEKPSSKIKHSSIQYIVMSPFVVHSYSESQLHVLQDLQKNKSCLLYLDATGSVVARPHPSSPPTLYYALCIPCHSTTKSVAEMLTSDQITATILHWLTCLRRDYYKLFKKHFKPQKVETDFSCAMIHAVVQALNIISVQEYVKLCFQMCIEQQSVQLTIIYLCCSHAEVDKHEVVQDAMQKGHQQFFM; this is encoded by the exons ATGACACTAGGGTTAATGTTGATGATGGTGaatacattattttgtgtttgtaaa CCCGTTTGTGTTGGCTACAAAAGTGTGGAAGACATTGCTGCCATATCTCCATGGTACTGTCCACCTTGTAGCATGGATGACAAGGCAACAGACTCTGCacaaaaggacaaaataaaGAGGAGGCTATCATTTGGAAGAGAACTACCTTGCTCCCAGCAGTTTTGTGTAAACCTGACAAGGGAGGAATGGTCTGCAATTAATCCGGACGATAGGGAAGGATACAGAGTGTTGAAGAAAGGTTGGACTGACATTATCAGCCATAAAATAGCTGTAAACAAATTTTGTGTACTTTCAttcaaaagtaataaaataaaatgtattaagaGTCGAAAGGCTAAACGGCCTTATTGGAGGGGTATAGGCTGTACCAGCTATTTGCTCTCAATTGCTGAAGATCCTAACATTACAGAAGGTGATATAAATGTTCATGTCACAGTCCAGGGAGAGGTCTGGCATAGCTGTgatgaacaacacacacaacactgtcGGAAACCTGATCGCCACAAACTTAAAGGAAAACTTGGAGAATTTACTCCCATGCTTGTTCACACAAAGCAGCTGGCCAATGCAGATGAAGATAAACTTTTAGCAGGAAATGTTCAGGATGTGAAGTCTGTCACAGTTCTTCAGAAGATATCAAGTGAGAAGAATCTTCGAAATCGCTTGGACAGGGATGTGTTCATGGAGTGCTTTGAACTGCAACAAAAGCAGGATGTGGAAAAACCTAGCTCCAAAATCAAGCACAGTAGTATCCAGTATATTGTGATGTCTCCGTTTGTTGTGCATTCCTATTCTGAGTCCCAGCTTCATGTTCTTCAAGATCtacaaaagaataaaagttGTTTGCTGTATTTGGATGCCACCGGCAGTGTAGTTGCAAGACCTCACCCATCCAGTCCACCAACACTCTACTATGCGCTTTGTATTCCATGTCACTCTACAACCAAATCTGTGGCTGAAATGCTAACATCTGATCAAATCACTGCAACAATCCTGCACTGGTTGACTTGCCTGCGTAGAGACTACTACAAGCTGTTTAAGAAACACTTTAAGCCCCAAAAAGTTGAAACTGATTTCAGTTGTGCCATGATCCACGCAGTAGTTCAGGCATTAAACATCATCAGTGTTCAGGAATACGTAAAGCTTTGCTTTCAGATGTGCATAGAGCAGCAGTCAGTGCAGCTGACAATAATCTACCTCTGCTGCTCACATGCTGAAGTTGATAAGCATGAAGTTGTCCAAGATGCAATGCAAAAAGGACACCAACAGTTTTTTATGTAG
- the gnpnat1 gene encoding glucosamine 6-phosphate N-acetyltransferase, with amino-acid sequence MLLDETPLFEPSLLQELDWSSNTVSFSPYISPSSPGEGLVLRPLHMADFNRGFFKVLSQLTQTGDVTPEQYIKKFEHMKKTGDYYVLVVEDTNLGQIVATATLITEHKFIHSCAKRGRVEEVVVSDVCRGKQLGKLLVSTLTLLSKKLNCYKITLECAPKNVAFYQKFGYTASDETYMQCRFFD; translated from the exons ATGCTGCTGGACGAGACTCCACTTTTTGAGCCCTCTCTGCTTCAGGAGCTTGACTGGAGCAGCAACactgtctccttctctccttaCATCTCTCCCTCCAGCCCAGGGGAAGGCCTGGTGCTCAGGCCGCTCCATATGGCAGATTTCAACAGGG GATTCTTCAAGGTTTTATCTCAACTAACCCAGACAGGCGATGTCACACCAGAGCAGTACATAA AGAAGTTTGAGCATATGAAGAAGACAGGAGACTACTACGTCCTGGTGGTGGAAGACACAAATCTGGGACAGATTGTTGCTACAGCCACGTTGATCACGGAGCACAAATTCATTCACTCCTGTGCTAAG aGAGGCCGGGTGGAGGAGGTAGTAGTGAGTGACGTGTGCAGAGGGAAGCAGCTGGGCAAACT GTTAGTTTCAACACTCACCCTTCTCAGCAAAAAACTGAATTGCTATAAAATCACACTGGAATGTGCACCCAAAAATGTGGCTTTCTACCAAAAGTTTGGCTACACCGCTTCAGACGAAACATACATGCAGTGTCGGTTCTTCGACTGA
- the styx gene encoding serine/threonine/tyrosine-interacting protein, which yields MDEEIKLQFPSLPATTEDLLDWAYPMRREMQEILPGLFLGPYSAAMKSKLPILERQGITHIVCVRQDIEANFIKPNFPHTFRYLVLDIADNPVENIIRFFPSTKEFIDSCLTTGGKVLVHGNAGISRSAALVIAYLMETFGMKYRDAFSHVQERRFCINPNVGFVHQLQEYEAIYLAKLTIKMMSPMQLGRSFSLQAGMPGSRKRSLEEDEDFGAMQVTAAQNG from the exons ATGGACGAGGAGATCAAACTCCAGTTCCCGTCTCTGCCCGCGACCACGGAGGACCTTCTG GACTGGGCTTATCCAATGAGAAGAGAAATGCAG GAGATACTGCCGGGACTGTTTTTAGGTCCCTACTCTGCTGCAATGAAAAGCAAG CTGCCAATTCTTGAGAGACAGGGCATAACGCATATTGTGTGTGTCCGCCAAGACATTGAAGCCAATTTTATCAAACCTAATTTCCCTCATACATTTAG ATACCTTGTGTTAGATATTGCTGACAATCCAGTGGAAAATATTATAAGATTTTTCCCTTCG ACTAAAGAATTTATTGATAGCTGCCTAACAACAGGAG GAAAGGTACTGGTTCATGGTAATGCAGGGATATCAAGAAG tgCTGCCTTAGTGATTGCATACCttatggaaacatttgggatgaAATACAG GGATGCATTCAGCCACGTACAGGAGAGGAGGTTCTGCATCAACCCTAATGTCGGCTTTGTGCATCAGCTACAG GAGTATGAAGCGATCTACCTAGCCAAATTGACCATTAAAATGATGTCACCGATGCAGTTGGGCAGGTCCTTCTCCTTACAAGCCGGGATGCCAG GAAGCCGTAAACGCAGCCTGGAGGAAGACGAGGACTTTGGAGCAATGCAGGTCACAGCAGCGCAGAACGGATGA
- the LOC121894086 gene encoding uncharacterized protein LOC121894086 isoform X1 — protein MTLGLMLMMVNTLFCVCKQPNNPSEPYAQCGLCKDWFHPVCVGYKSVEDIAAISPWYCPPCSMDDKATDSAQKDKIKRRLSFGRELPCSQQFCVNLTREEWSAINPDDREGYRVLKKGWTDIISHKIAVNKFCVLSFKSNKIKCIKSRKAKRPYWRGIGCTSYLLSIAEDPNITEGDINVHVTVQGEVWHSCDEQHTQHCRKPDRHKLKGKLGEFTPMLVHTKQLANADEDKLLAGNVQDVKSVTVLQKISSEKNLRNRLDRDVFMECFELQQKQDVEKPSSKIKHSSIQYIVMSPFVVHSYSESQLHVLQDLQKNKSCLLYLDATGSVVARPHPSSPPTLYYALCIPCHSTTKSVAEMLTSDQITATILHWLTCLRRDYYKLFKKHFKPQKVETDFSCAMIHAVVQALNIISVQEYVKLCFQMCIEQQSVQLTIIYLCCSHAEVDKHEVVQDAMQKGHQQFFM, from the coding sequence ATGACACTAGGGTTAATGTTGATGATGGTGaatacattattttgtgtttgtaaacaGCCCAATAATCCTAGTGAGCCATATGCTCAGTGTGGTCTGTGCAAGGACTGGTTTCATCCCGTTTGTGTTGGCTACAAAAGTGTGGAAGACATTGCTGCCATATCTCCATGGTACTGTCCACCTTGTAGCATGGATGACAAGGCAACAGACTCTGCacaaaaggacaaaataaaGAGGAGGCTATCATTTGGAAGAGAACTACCTTGCTCCCAGCAGTTTTGTGTAAACCTGACAAGGGAGGAATGGTCTGCAATTAATCCGGACGATAGGGAAGGATACAGAGTGTTGAAGAAAGGTTGGACTGACATTATCAGCCATAAAATAGCTGTAAACAAATTTTGTGTACTTTCAttcaaaagtaataaaataaaatgtattaagaGTCGAAAGGCTAAACGGCCTTATTGGAGGGGTATAGGCTGTACCAGCTATTTGCTCTCAATTGCTGAAGATCCTAACATTACAGAAGGTGATATAAATGTTCATGTCACAGTCCAGGGAGAGGTCTGGCATAGCTGTgatgaacaacacacacaacactgtcGGAAACCTGATCGCCACAAACTTAAAGGAAAACTTGGAGAATTTACTCCCATGCTTGTTCACACAAAGCAGCTGGCCAATGCAGATGAAGATAAACTTTTAGCAGGAAATGTTCAGGATGTGAAGTCTGTCACAGTTCTTCAGAAGATATCAAGTGAGAAGAATCTTCGAAATCGCTTGGACAGGGATGTGTTCATGGAGTGCTTTGAACTGCAACAAAAGCAGGATGTGGAAAAACCTAGCTCCAAAATCAAGCACAGTAGTATCCAGTATATTGTGATGTCTCCGTTTGTTGTGCATTCCTATTCTGAGTCCCAGCTTCATGTTCTTCAAGATCtacaaaagaataaaagttGTTTGCTGTATTTGGATGCCACCGGCAGTGTAGTTGCAAGACCTCACCCATCCAGTCCACCAACACTCTACTATGCGCTTTGTATTCCATGTCACTCTACAACCAAATCTGTGGCTGAAATGCTAACATCTGATCAAATCACTGCAACAATCCTGCACTGGTTGACTTGCCTGCGTAGAGACTACTACAAGCTGTTTAAGAAACACTTTAAGCCCCAAAAAGTTGAAACTGATTTCAGTTGTGCCATGATCCACGCAGTAGTTCAGGCATTAAACATCATCAGTGTTCAGGAATACGTAAAGCTTTGCTTTCAGATGTGCATAGAGCAGCAGTCAGTGCAGCTGACAATAATCTACCTCTGCTGCTCACATGCTGAAGTTGATAAGCATGAAGTTGTCCAAGATGCAATGCAAAAAGGACACCAACAGTTTTTTATGTAG
- the LOC121894123 gene encoding uncharacterized protein LOC121894123: protein MASSGLHREKHLLTLGILRVDERYANLPRPGPILQLFLTNLRNRPLRAANIKSMRESILSMYHSLISGSKSFPVIPFKGYLSSVQTVTPFVQTEQEQRENNTPSPLTDAPAGVMVPAADSSSSPPTMMTPVLPERMAMAALKADRRNCVRNMDLDGSTFTRVISTVYRSDSTERANRWRVTDYSTDGHVLMSALCQFTKNSAQCAKTSTRRKRKVTEEESSLSAPKKRLRL, encoded by the exons ATGGCCTCCTCTGGTTTACACCGAGAGAAACACCTGCTGACTTTAGGCATCCTCCGTGTGGATGAACGATATG CTAACCTGCCAAGGCCAGGACCAATCCTTCAACTGTTTCTTACAAACTTAAGAAACCGACCTCTGAGAGCTGCGAACATCAAGTCGATGAGGGAGTCCATACTCAGCATGTATCACAGCCTCATCAGCGGTTCTAAGAGCTTCCCTGTAATTCCCTTCAAAGGATACCTGAGTTCAGTTCAGACGGTCACACCCTTTGTCCAGACTGagcaggagcagagagagaacaacacGCCATCTCCTTTAACAGACGCACCAGCAGGTGTGATGGTGCCAGCTGCAGACTCCAGCTCTTCTCCTCCAACTATGATGACTCCAGTTCTTCCTGAGAGGATGGCGATGGCAGCCCTGAAGGCAGACCGCAGGAACTGTGTCCGCAACATGGATCTTGATGGCAGCACTTTCACCAGAGTCATCTCCACTGTTTACCGCTCCGATAGCACTGAGAGGGCCAACCGCTGGAGAGTGACCGACTACAGCACCGACGGCCACGTTCTGATGTCAGCGCTCTGTCAGTTTACCAAAAACTCGGCACAGTGTGCAAAGACTTCCACAcggaggaagaggaaggtgacagaggaagagagcagCCTATCTGCACCAAAGAAGCGCTTGAGACTGTGA
- the LOC121894086 gene encoding uncharacterized protein LOC121894086 isoform X2: protein MTLGLMLMMVNTLFCVCKQPNNPSEPYAQCGLCKDWFHPVCVGYKSVEDIAAISPWYCPPCSMDDKATDSAQKDKIKRRLSFGRELPCSQQFCVNLTREEWSAINPDDREGYRVLKKGWTDIISHKIAVNKKCIKSRKAKRPYWRGIGCTSYLLSIAEDPNITEGDINVHVTVQGEVWHSCDEQHTQHCRKPDRHKLKGKLGEFTPMLVHTKQLANADEDKLLAGNVQDVKSVTVLQKISSEKNLRNRLDRDVFMECFELQQKQDVEKPSSKIKHSSIQYIVMSPFVVHSYSESQLHVLQDLQKNKSCLLYLDATGSVVARPHPSSPPTLYYALCIPCHSTTKSVAEMLTSDQITATILHWLTCLRRDYYKLFKKHFKPQKVETDFSCAMIHAVVQALNIISVQEYVKLCFQMCIEQQSVQLTIIYLCCSHAEVDKHEVVQDAMQKGHQQFFM from the exons ATGACACTAGGGTTAATGTTGATGATGGTGaatacattattttgtgtttgtaaacaGCCCAATAATCCTAGTGAGCCATATGCTCAGTGTGGTCTGTGCAAGGACTGGTTTCATCCCGTTTGTGTTGGCTACAAAAGTGTGGAAGACATTGCTGCCATATCTCCATGGTACTGTCCACCTTGTAGCATGGATGACAAGGCAACAGACTCTGCacaaaaggacaaaataaaGAGGAGGCTATCATTTGGAAGAGAACTACCTTGCTCCCAGCAGTTTTGTGTAAACCTGACAAGGGAGGAATGGTCTGCAATTAATCCGGACGATAGGGAAGGATACAGAGTGTTGAAGAAAGGTTGGACTGACATTATCAGCCATAAAATAGCTGTAAACAA aaaatgtattaagaGTCGAAAGGCTAAACGGCCTTATTGGAGGGGTATAGGCTGTACCAGCTATTTGCTCTCAATTGCTGAAGATCCTAACATTACAGAAGGTGATATAAATGTTCATGTCACAGTCCAGGGAGAGGTCTGGCATAGCTGTgatgaacaacacacacaacactgtcGGAAACCTGATCGCCACAAACTTAAAGGAAAACTTGGAGAATTTACTCCCATGCTTGTTCACACAAAGCAGCTGGCCAATGCAGATGAAGATAAACTTTTAGCAGGAAATGTTCAGGATGTGAAGTCTGTCACAGTTCTTCAGAAGATATCAAGTGAGAAGAATCTTCGAAATCGCTTGGACAGGGATGTGTTCATGGAGTGCTTTGAACTGCAACAAAAGCAGGATGTGGAAAAACCTAGCTCCAAAATCAAGCACAGTAGTATCCAGTATATTGTGATGTCTCCGTTTGTTGTGCATTCCTATTCTGAGTCCCAGCTTCATGTTCTTCAAGATCtacaaaagaataaaagttGTTTGCTGTATTTGGATGCCACCGGCAGTGTAGTTGCAAGACCTCACCCATCCAGTCCACCAACACTCTACTATGCGCTTTGTATTCCATGTCACTCTACAACCAAATCTGTGGCTGAAATGCTAACATCTGATCAAATCACTGCAACAATCCTGCACTGGTTGACTTGCCTGCGTAGAGACTACTACAAGCTGTTTAAGAAACACTTTAAGCCCCAAAAAGTTGAAACTGATTTCAGTTGTGCCATGATCCACGCAGTAGTTCAGGCATTAAACATCATCAGTGTTCAGGAATACGTAAAGCTTTGCTTTCAGATGTGCATAGAGCAGCAGTCAGTGCAGCTGACAATAATCTACCTCTGCTGCTCACATGCTGAAGTTGATAAGCATGAAGTTGTCCAAGATGCAATGCAAAAAGGACACCAACAGTTTTTTATGTAG